In Mercenaria mercenaria strain notata chromosome 14, MADL_Memer_1, whole genome shotgun sequence, the following are encoded in one genomic region:
- the LOC123526728 gene encoding calmodulin-binding transcription activator 1-like isoform X1, translated as MMEIPVSIAVSNPQTQSTEEYIPSNIQLPKQLESVKAAQVLPRARHRWNTNEEIASILLAFSRHSNWQNHEVKQRPPSGCMFLFNRNSVRYRKDGYCWKKRKDGKTIREDHMKLKVQGLECIYGSYVHSAILPTFHRRCYWLLQNPDIVLVHYLNVPYPNNTKLSIPVMNFAMEKKEWTKEELVEQLKPMFSNIDGESLPVLDETIMTLVQRLMDNQDRFKVESPICGQSSQPHSSLSAPGGYKPLPVLSDKHDPRFPSSSLPHSASAITGQTHTLQNTLNLAQGPLILNIGNLGGSPMMLVTSQNDASQLSILTNTSNSGQLPNINSREVTSQITREVTSQVRDVPSQLLCRSASLCEPHDAINATVMARSQSQDSCNNGKFMSSQNLTDISFTQQQSQSSVSNNFHNVQTAEGTSNIQGMDVKHAEAKADTNPAENAFVQTNVQNPNANTFNALFSSNNSNGNSMVSSLLDELGGTDFMTADKYSPMEETKKGFDHLGDSFESLQGTFNTLQGSELTLDQLDLIDMPELERMCSDLTNTGDISELSNTIEMSTNQCQKTENPTNQKSENIQTNFSNLSGLNASSFSRNSSEQRESIGTVSSDADPSCVTCGTSRSQGQGQDSMVPPIRGRGDNLMHTTKTPCTIATITDFSPDWAYTEGQTKVLVTGPWHSNMGNYTVLLDGKIIATTLVQPGVLRCFVPSHQFGRVTLQVSCDGTVISNNVTFEYKERPKDLLSDTCSAVLDWFSVDDCKLVEQLLGKIERIETALSKVPDSPNIKQITSNVSHPSDMDVGLAHHLESLSSRLWTCNDLAIENGSMGLSLLHLAAGLGYSRFITFLIKWRNENPSWLLEYEVDAHSTDLNSCTPLMWACARGHTKTAVTLYNWNKGPLHSFNREGNLPLLVARQHGHHKLADQLEQIDSSHDMSHDLNSSRSQECTSTTSIYQTQTFENSQSMGKMCSNLDSVSTVRSTPEKTYFSTDFPAATSTSVTKDLSESTESVSRDPENLGSDNVLNALHIDIPSSNHQDVENAHKRWKLENPSHNIKPMLKTLPSSASKTITSTVVSSSASSLSTAEKRQKLQKRFSVDVISNQTLEPVHFSTTAAFQRPVREANSEPHLAANMEHLLYQTNPMLSDGRETGSPEMLVQLEHCERHGSQCKHDDAAGSQLDNMDTDNLSDGSNNSFVDVERISSDDEDMRRKMLTQGVENENPQPQMVHLAKQIIAAMPERIKSSPSRGDDIQPDEFQRERSSSYSSLQSSASPHAPSSYGEALSSYGEDSGISTPMHDSLAFDEYRYPDVYSDLGTPASSLSPDSTCLHSPYSPYTFHMDSPPPTAAEFIEYFNAPATFMEKDFSQLTLSDREQRKLYEAAKVIQSAYRQYKDKQCKQQAKEREAAVLIQSYYRRYKQYAYYKKMTQAAVLIQSQFRSYYAQKRFKKSRDAAVVIQNQYRSYKEHERLKKGGNKSVTQRFRSHYQRKPIGPGKGSRVVQIIPDTEGQRHYYLSACRHLSPIYRSQAEAANIPIDDCPQDTIEEAETSTEDQEQTEVTLTENTQGE; from the exons GAAATCGCTAGTATTTTGTTGGCGTTTTCCCGTCATTCCAACTGGCAGAATCATGAGGTGAAACAGCGGCCACCGAGTGGTTGTATGTTCCTTTTTAACAGGAACAGTGTGCGGTACAGGAAAGATGGCTATTGTTGGAAGAAACGGAAAGATGGCAAAACTATACGAGAAGATCACATGAAACTCAAAGTTCAGGGCTTAGAA tGCATTTATGGATCATATGTTCATTCAGCTATACTCCCCACATTTCACAGGCGCTGCTACTGGTTACTTCAG AATCCAGACATCGTACTTGTACATTACCTCAATGTTCCGTATCCAAACAACACCAAGCTGAGCATTCCTGTCATGAACTTTGCCATGGAGAAAAAAGAATGGACCAAGGAGGAGCTTGTTGAGCAGCTCAAACCCATGT tttcaaacatCGATGGGGAGTCTTTGCCTGTG CTGGATGAGACAATAATGACCCTAGTTCAACGACTCATGGATAATCAGGACAGGTTTAAAGTTGAGTCTCCAATCTGTGGTCAGAGTTCTCAGCCGCATAGTTCACTGTCAGCCCCCGGCGGGTACAAGCCACTGCCTGTGCTGTCAGACAAACATGATCCTCGATTTCCATCAAGCAGCCTTCCTCATTCTGCTTCAGCCATCACGGGTCAAACTCACACCTTACAAAACACTTTGAATCTTGCTCAAGGTCCGCTTATTTTGAACATTGGAAATCTGGGCGGCAGTCCAATGATGTTAGTGACAAGTCAGAATGATGCATCTCAGTTATCGATTTTAACCAACACTTCAAACTCTGGGCAGCTACCAAATATAAACTCAAGGGAGGTAACTTCCCAAATAACAAGGGAAGTAACCTCACAAGTTAGAGATGTACCATCTCAGTTACTGTGTAGGTCGGCGTCTCTGTGTGAACCACATGATGCTATAAATGCAACAGTAATGGCGCGTTCACAGAGTCAAGACAGTTGTAATAACGGGAAATTTATGTCTTCGCAGAATTTAACAGACATTTCTTTTACCCAACAGCAGAGCCAAAGTAGTGTCTCTAATAACTTTCATAATGTGCAGACTGCAGAAGGTACATCGAACATACAAGGGATGGATGTAAAACATGCGGAAGCAAAAGCTGACACAAATCCTGCTGAAAATGCTTTTGTACAGACAAATGTTCAAAACCCCAATGCAAAtactttcaatgcattattttCATCGAATAATTCAAATGGCAATTCTATGGTTAGCTCATTACTAGATGAACTAGGTGGTACTGATTTTATGACTGCAGACAAGTATTCACCGATGGAAGAAACTAAGAAAGGGTTTGACCACTTAGGGGACAGTTTCGAGAGTTTGCAAGGTACTTTCAATACTTTACAAGGCTCGGAGCTGACCCTGGATCAGTTAGATTTAATAGACATGCCAGAGTTAGAAAGAATGTGTAGTGACCTGACTAACACTGGGGACATTTCTGAATTATCTAATACCATTGAAATGAGTACAAACCAGTGCCAAAAAACTGAAAACCCTACAAACCAAAAGTcggaaaatattcaaacaaactTTTCAAACTTATCGGGACTGAATGCAAGTAGTTTCTCACGAAATAGTAGTGAACAGAGGGAGAGTATAGGCACAGTGAGTAGTGATGCTGATCCAAGCTGTGTAACCTGTGGAActtcaaggtcacaaggtcaaggtcaggatTCAATGGTGCCACCTATAAGAGGCAGGGGAGATAATTTAATGCATACAACAAAGACACCTTGTACAATAGCAACAATAACAGATTTTTCTCCTGATTGGGCTTACACAGAG GGGCAGACAAAGGTGTTGGTGACGGGACCATGGCACTCTAACATGGGAAATTATACAGTATTACTAGATGGGAAAATTATCGCCACCACACTTGTTCAACCTGGCGTTCTGAGATGTTTTGTTCCAA GTCATCAGTTTGGTCGAGTCACTTTACAAGTTTCGTGTGATGGGACTGTCATCTCTAACAATGTCACATTTGAGTACAAAGAAAGGCCAAAAGATTTACTCAGCGATACATGCTCCGCTGTCCTAGACTGGTTCTCTGTTGATG ATTGTAAGCTGGTTGAACAGTTGCTAGGGAAGATTGAGAGAATTGAAACTGCTCTCAGTAAAGTCCCAGACTCACCAAACATAAAACAG ATAACGAGCAATGTCAGTCATCCGTCAGATATGGACGTTGGTCTTGCACATCATCTAGAATCTCTGTCATCACGTTTGTGGACGTGTAATGATCTCGCTATAGAGAACGGCTCTATGGGACTCAGTCTGCTCCATCTAGCGGCGGGGCTCGGTTACAGTAGATTTATAACCTTTCTTATAAAATGGAG GAATGAGAATCCTAGCTGGTTGTTGGAGTATGAAGTGGATGCTCACAGTACTGATCTTAACTCCTGTACCCCACTT ATGTGGGCTTGTGCTAGAGGACACACCAAGACTGCTGTTACACTTTACAACTGGAACAAAGGCCCACTACACTCATTCAACAGAGAGGGTAACCTCCCCTTGCTGGTTGCTAGGCAACATGGACATCACAAACTGGCTGACCAATTAGAACAAATTGATTCATCACATGACATGTCACATGATCTGAATTCATCTAGGTCACAAGAATGCACTTCAACGACAAGCATTTATCAAACCCAGACTTTTGAAAATTCTCAAAGCATGggtaaaatgtgttcaaatctgGATTCTGTCTCAACTGTTCGCTCAACCCCAGAAAAGACTTATTTTTCTACTGACTTCCCTGCGGCAACTTCAACATCAGTCACAAAAGATTTATCTGAGTCCACTGAATCTGTTTCTAGAGATCCAGAAAATTTAGGCTCTGACAATGTTCTGAATGCATTACACATCGATATACCATCTAGCAATCATCAGGATGTTGAAAATGCTCATAAACGATGGAAACTAGAAAATCCTTCTCATAACATTAAACCAATGCTGAAAACATTACCATCATCAGCATCAAAAACTATAACATCGACAGTAGTCTCGTCATCGGCATCATCGCTGTCGACAgctgaaaaaagacaaaaattgcaAAAACGTTTTTCAGTTGATGTTATATCAAATCAGACATTGGAACCAGTACATTTTTCAACTACTGCAGCATTCCAGCGGCCGGTTCGGGAGGCGAATTCGGAGCCTCATTTAGCAGCTAACATGGAGCATCTGCTGTACCAGACTAACCCAATGTTGTCAGATGGAAGGGAAAcag GTTCACCAGAAATGTTGGTACAGTTGGAGCATTGTGAACGCCATGGTAGTCAGTGTAAGCATGACGATGCAGCAGGATCACAACTAGATAACATGGACACAG ACAACCTTTCTGATGGCAGCAATAATTCATTTGTGGATGTGGAGAGAATTTCCTCTGATGATGAAGATATGAGAAGGAAAATGCTGACTCAGG GTGTTGAAAATGAAAACCCTCAGCCACAAATGGTTCACCTAGCTAAACAAATAATTGCTGCAATGCCAGAACGGATCAAATCCTCACCGAGCCGAGGAGATGATATACAACCAGATGAATTTCAACGAGAACGGAGTAGTTCATATAGCTCCTTACAGTCGTCAGCCTCCCCACACGCCCCATCATCATACGGGGAGGCATTGTCGTCATACGGAGAAGATTCTGGAATCTCTACACCAATGCATGATAGCCTTGCTTTTGATGAATATAG ATATCCAGATGTATACTCGGACCTGGGTACCCCGGCCTCATCTCTGAGCCCAGACTCTACGTGTCTTCACAGCCCCTACAGCCCCTATACATTCCACATGGACTCCCCACCTCCTACGGCTGCCGAGTTTATCGAATACTTCAATGCACCAGCTACTTTCATGGAGAAAGACTTTTCGCAGCTAACACTCTCAG ATCGAGAACAGAGAAAGTTATATGAGGCAGCTAAGGTGATACAGAGTGCGTACAGACAGTACAAGGATAAACAATGTAAACAACAAGCCAAGGAGAGGGAGGCGGCTGTCCTTATACAGAGTTACTATAGGAGATACAAACAG TATGCCTATTATAAAAAGATGACACAGGCGGCCGTGTTGATCCAGAGTCAGTTCAGAAGTTACTACGCGCAGAAGCGGTTCAAGAAGAGTCGCGATGCTGCAGTTGTTATACAGAATCAGTACAGAAGCTACAAGGAACATGAACGACTGAAAAAAGGAGGAAATAAGTCTGTCACCCAGAGATTCAG GAGTCATTATCAACGAAAACCTATAGGGCCTGGAAAAGGGTCTCGAGTTGTGCAAATTATCCCAGACACTGAGGG ccAGAGACATTATTACCTGAGTGCatg CAGACACTTAAGTCCCATCTACAG GTCCCAAGCCGAAGCAGCAAACATCCCCATAGACGACTGTCCCCAAGACACAATTGAGGAGGCTGAAACATCCACTGAAGATCAGGAACAAACAGAAGTTACTCTAACAGAGAATACTCAAGGGGAGTAA
- the LOC123526728 gene encoding calmodulin-binding transcription activator 1-like isoform X3: protein MMEIPVSIAVSNPQTQSTEEYIPSNIQLPKQLESVKAAQVLPRARHRWNTNEEIASILLAFSRHSNWQNHEVKQRPPSGCMFLFNRNSVRYRKDGYCWKKRKDGKTIREDHMKLKVQGLECIYGSYVHSAILPTFHRRCYWLLQNPDIVLVHYLNVPYPNNTKLSIPVMNFAMEKKEWTKEELVEQLKPMFSNIDGESLPVLDETIMTLVQRLMDNQDRFKVESPICGQSSQPHSSLSAPGGYKPLPVLSDKHDPRFPSSSLPHSASAITGQTHTLQNTLNLAQGPLILNIGNLGGSPMMLVTSQNDASQLSILTNTSNSGQLPNINSREVTSQITREVTSQVRDVPSQLLCRSASLCEPHDAINATVMARSQSQDSCNNGKFMSSQNLTDISFTQQQSQSSVSNNFHNVQTAEGTSNIQGMDVKHAEAKADTNPAENAFVQTNVQNPNANTFNALFSSNNSNGNSMVSSLLDELGGTDFMTADKYSPMEETKKGFDHLGDSFESLQGTFNTLQGSELTLDQLDLIDMPELERMCSDLTNTGDISELSNTIEMSTNQCQKTENPTNQKSENIQTNFSNLSGLNASSFSRNSSEQRESIGTVSSDADPSCVTCGTSRSQGQGQDSMVPPIRGRGDNLMHTTKTPCTIATITDFSPDWAYTEGQTKVLVTGPWHSNMGNYTVLLDGKIIATTLVQPGVLRCFVPSHQFGRVTLQVSCDGTVISNNVTFEYKERPKDLLSDTCSAVLDWFSVDDCKLVEQLLGKIERIETALSKVPDSPNIKQITSNVSHPSDMDVGLAHHLESLSSRLWTCNDLAIENGSMGLSLLHLAAGLGYSRFITFLIKWRNENPSWLLEYEVDAHSTDLNSCTPLMWACARGHTKTAVTLYNWNKGPLHSFNREGNLPLLVARQHGHHKLADQLEQIDSSHDMSHDLNSSRSQECTSTTSIYQTQTFENSQSMGKMCSNLDSVSTVRSTPEKTYFSTDFPAATSTSVTKDLSESTESVSRDPENLGSDNVLNALHIDIPSSNHQDVENAHKRWKLENPSHNIKPMLKTLPSSASKTITSTVVSSSASSLSTAEKRQKLQKRFSVDVISNQTLEPVHFSTTAAFQRPVREANSEPHLAANMEHLLYQTNPMLSDGRETGSPEMLVQLEHCERHGSQCKHDDAAGSQLDNMDTDNLSDGSNNSFVDVERISSDDEDMRRKMLTQGVENENPQPQMVHLAKQIIAAMPERIKSSPSRGDDIQPDEFQRERSSSYSSLQSSASPHAPSSYGEALSSYGEDSGISTPMHDSLAFDEYRYPDVYSDLGTPASSLSPDSTCLHSPYSPYTFHMDSPPPTAAEFIEYFNAPATFMEKDFSQLTLSDREQRKLYEAAKVIQSAYRQYKDKQCKQQAKEREAAVLIQSYYRRYKQYAYYKKMTQAAVLIQSQFRSYYAQKRFKKSRDAAVVIQNQYRSYKEHERLKKGGNKSVTQRFRSHYQRKPIGPGKGSRVVQIIPDTEGRHLSPIYRSQAEAANIPIDDCPQDTIEEAETSTEDQEQTEVTLTENTQGE, encoded by the exons GAAATCGCTAGTATTTTGTTGGCGTTTTCCCGTCATTCCAACTGGCAGAATCATGAGGTGAAACAGCGGCCACCGAGTGGTTGTATGTTCCTTTTTAACAGGAACAGTGTGCGGTACAGGAAAGATGGCTATTGTTGGAAGAAACGGAAAGATGGCAAAACTATACGAGAAGATCACATGAAACTCAAAGTTCAGGGCTTAGAA tGCATTTATGGATCATATGTTCATTCAGCTATACTCCCCACATTTCACAGGCGCTGCTACTGGTTACTTCAG AATCCAGACATCGTACTTGTACATTACCTCAATGTTCCGTATCCAAACAACACCAAGCTGAGCATTCCTGTCATGAACTTTGCCATGGAGAAAAAAGAATGGACCAAGGAGGAGCTTGTTGAGCAGCTCAAACCCATGT tttcaaacatCGATGGGGAGTCTTTGCCTGTG CTGGATGAGACAATAATGACCCTAGTTCAACGACTCATGGATAATCAGGACAGGTTTAAAGTTGAGTCTCCAATCTGTGGTCAGAGTTCTCAGCCGCATAGTTCACTGTCAGCCCCCGGCGGGTACAAGCCACTGCCTGTGCTGTCAGACAAACATGATCCTCGATTTCCATCAAGCAGCCTTCCTCATTCTGCTTCAGCCATCACGGGTCAAACTCACACCTTACAAAACACTTTGAATCTTGCTCAAGGTCCGCTTATTTTGAACATTGGAAATCTGGGCGGCAGTCCAATGATGTTAGTGACAAGTCAGAATGATGCATCTCAGTTATCGATTTTAACCAACACTTCAAACTCTGGGCAGCTACCAAATATAAACTCAAGGGAGGTAACTTCCCAAATAACAAGGGAAGTAACCTCACAAGTTAGAGATGTACCATCTCAGTTACTGTGTAGGTCGGCGTCTCTGTGTGAACCACATGATGCTATAAATGCAACAGTAATGGCGCGTTCACAGAGTCAAGACAGTTGTAATAACGGGAAATTTATGTCTTCGCAGAATTTAACAGACATTTCTTTTACCCAACAGCAGAGCCAAAGTAGTGTCTCTAATAACTTTCATAATGTGCAGACTGCAGAAGGTACATCGAACATACAAGGGATGGATGTAAAACATGCGGAAGCAAAAGCTGACACAAATCCTGCTGAAAATGCTTTTGTACAGACAAATGTTCAAAACCCCAATGCAAAtactttcaatgcattattttCATCGAATAATTCAAATGGCAATTCTATGGTTAGCTCATTACTAGATGAACTAGGTGGTACTGATTTTATGACTGCAGACAAGTATTCACCGATGGAAGAAACTAAGAAAGGGTTTGACCACTTAGGGGACAGTTTCGAGAGTTTGCAAGGTACTTTCAATACTTTACAAGGCTCGGAGCTGACCCTGGATCAGTTAGATTTAATAGACATGCCAGAGTTAGAAAGAATGTGTAGTGACCTGACTAACACTGGGGACATTTCTGAATTATCTAATACCATTGAAATGAGTACAAACCAGTGCCAAAAAACTGAAAACCCTACAAACCAAAAGTcggaaaatattcaaacaaactTTTCAAACTTATCGGGACTGAATGCAAGTAGTTTCTCACGAAATAGTAGTGAACAGAGGGAGAGTATAGGCACAGTGAGTAGTGATGCTGATCCAAGCTGTGTAACCTGTGGAActtcaaggtcacaaggtcaaggtcaggatTCAATGGTGCCACCTATAAGAGGCAGGGGAGATAATTTAATGCATACAACAAAGACACCTTGTACAATAGCAACAATAACAGATTTTTCTCCTGATTGGGCTTACACAGAG GGGCAGACAAAGGTGTTGGTGACGGGACCATGGCACTCTAACATGGGAAATTATACAGTATTACTAGATGGGAAAATTATCGCCACCACACTTGTTCAACCTGGCGTTCTGAGATGTTTTGTTCCAA GTCATCAGTTTGGTCGAGTCACTTTACAAGTTTCGTGTGATGGGACTGTCATCTCTAACAATGTCACATTTGAGTACAAAGAAAGGCCAAAAGATTTACTCAGCGATACATGCTCCGCTGTCCTAGACTGGTTCTCTGTTGATG ATTGTAAGCTGGTTGAACAGTTGCTAGGGAAGATTGAGAGAATTGAAACTGCTCTCAGTAAAGTCCCAGACTCACCAAACATAAAACAG ATAACGAGCAATGTCAGTCATCCGTCAGATATGGACGTTGGTCTTGCACATCATCTAGAATCTCTGTCATCACGTTTGTGGACGTGTAATGATCTCGCTATAGAGAACGGCTCTATGGGACTCAGTCTGCTCCATCTAGCGGCGGGGCTCGGTTACAGTAGATTTATAACCTTTCTTATAAAATGGAG GAATGAGAATCCTAGCTGGTTGTTGGAGTATGAAGTGGATGCTCACAGTACTGATCTTAACTCCTGTACCCCACTT ATGTGGGCTTGTGCTAGAGGACACACCAAGACTGCTGTTACACTTTACAACTGGAACAAAGGCCCACTACACTCATTCAACAGAGAGGGTAACCTCCCCTTGCTGGTTGCTAGGCAACATGGACATCACAAACTGGCTGACCAATTAGAACAAATTGATTCATCACATGACATGTCACATGATCTGAATTCATCTAGGTCACAAGAATGCACTTCAACGACAAGCATTTATCAAACCCAGACTTTTGAAAATTCTCAAAGCATGggtaaaatgtgttcaaatctgGATTCTGTCTCAACTGTTCGCTCAACCCCAGAAAAGACTTATTTTTCTACTGACTTCCCTGCGGCAACTTCAACATCAGTCACAAAAGATTTATCTGAGTCCACTGAATCTGTTTCTAGAGATCCAGAAAATTTAGGCTCTGACAATGTTCTGAATGCATTACACATCGATATACCATCTAGCAATCATCAGGATGTTGAAAATGCTCATAAACGATGGAAACTAGAAAATCCTTCTCATAACATTAAACCAATGCTGAAAACATTACCATCATCAGCATCAAAAACTATAACATCGACAGTAGTCTCGTCATCGGCATCATCGCTGTCGACAgctgaaaaaagacaaaaattgcaAAAACGTTTTTCAGTTGATGTTATATCAAATCAGACATTGGAACCAGTACATTTTTCAACTACTGCAGCATTCCAGCGGCCGGTTCGGGAGGCGAATTCGGAGCCTCATTTAGCAGCTAACATGGAGCATCTGCTGTACCAGACTAACCCAATGTTGTCAGATGGAAGGGAAAcag GTTCACCAGAAATGTTGGTACAGTTGGAGCATTGTGAACGCCATGGTAGTCAGTGTAAGCATGACGATGCAGCAGGATCACAACTAGATAACATGGACACAG ACAACCTTTCTGATGGCAGCAATAATTCATTTGTGGATGTGGAGAGAATTTCCTCTGATGATGAAGATATGAGAAGGAAAATGCTGACTCAGG GTGTTGAAAATGAAAACCCTCAGCCACAAATGGTTCACCTAGCTAAACAAATAATTGCTGCAATGCCAGAACGGATCAAATCCTCACCGAGCCGAGGAGATGATATACAACCAGATGAATTTCAACGAGAACGGAGTAGTTCATATAGCTCCTTACAGTCGTCAGCCTCCCCACACGCCCCATCATCATACGGGGAGGCATTGTCGTCATACGGAGAAGATTCTGGAATCTCTACACCAATGCATGATAGCCTTGCTTTTGATGAATATAG ATATCCAGATGTATACTCGGACCTGGGTACCCCGGCCTCATCTCTGAGCCCAGACTCTACGTGTCTTCACAGCCCCTACAGCCCCTATACATTCCACATGGACTCCCCACCTCCTACGGCTGCCGAGTTTATCGAATACTTCAATGCACCAGCTACTTTCATGGAGAAAGACTTTTCGCAGCTAACACTCTCAG ATCGAGAACAGAGAAAGTTATATGAGGCAGCTAAGGTGATACAGAGTGCGTACAGACAGTACAAGGATAAACAATGTAAACAACAAGCCAAGGAGAGGGAGGCGGCTGTCCTTATACAGAGTTACTATAGGAGATACAAACAG TATGCCTATTATAAAAAGATGACACAGGCGGCCGTGTTGATCCAGAGTCAGTTCAGAAGTTACTACGCGCAGAAGCGGTTCAAGAAGAGTCGCGATGCTGCAGTTGTTATACAGAATCAGTACAGAAGCTACAAGGAACATGAACGACTGAAAAAAGGAGGAAATAAGTCTGTCACCCAGAGATTCAG GAGTCATTATCAACGAAAACCTATAGGGCCTGGAAAAGGGTCTCGAGTTGTGCAAATTATCCCAGACACTGAGGG CAGACACTTAAGTCCCATCTACAG GTCCCAAGCCGAAGCAGCAAACATCCCCATAGACGACTGTCCCCAAGACACAATTGAGGAGGCTGAAACATCCACTGAAGATCAGGAACAAACAGAAGTTACTCTAACAGAGAATACTCAAGGGGAGTAA